A stretch of DNA from Alphaproteobacteria bacterium:
CGCGCAAAAACGTCGGGGTCGGCATAAAATGCCTGACGCAAGGCGTGCCCCTGCGGCTGTGCCGCAATCAACGCGGCGATCTTGCCGTTGCCGCTTCCGCTTCGTTCACTCTGCGCCATACGCATCCCTTCCCTTCGATCGGCGCATGACATTAATGGATTCGGCGACACACTACCATGCCCGCCGCACCGGTGCGCCGATGCGGACGCGTGCACTCGGTGATCCGAAAACTCGCCCGTGGACAACCGGAGCCGAGGAGGGCAAGCTCCCTCCCGTTTCATGGAAACGGAGACGCACCCATGCTGACTCTTTACTATTCGCCTGGCGCTTGCTCCCTGGCATCCCACATCGCCCTCGAAGAGACGCGCACGCCTTACGAGCCGCGCCCGATCCTGATTGCGAAAGGCGAGCAGCGGAGCGAGGCATACCTCAAAATCAATCCACGTGGCAGGGTGCCGGCATTGGGTATCGACGGCAAGATCTTGACCGAAAACGTCGCGATCCTGACCTACGTCGCCAAGTGCTTCCCCGAAGCTCGGCTCCTTCCGGTGGATCTTTCCGATGAGGTGCGCTGCACCTCCACGATGGCGTGGTTCTCCAATACCGTACACCCGTCTTTCACGCACATCGTCCGGCCCGAGCGTTTTGCAGAAGATGCAACAGCGCACGGAGCCGTCAAGGAGACGGGGCGCAAGGCATTCTGGGCGAACCTCCAGGAAATCGACGGCCTGCTCAAGAGCAAAGACTGGATGATGGGTGCGCAATATACCGTGTGCGATCCCTATGCGCTCGTCTTCTACGGATGGGCTCTGCGGGCTGAGCTTCCCGTGAATACTCTTCCCGCCTTCACGGCTCTCAAGGAGCGGATGCTGAAACGCCCGGCGGTGCGCAAAGTGCTCGAGCGGGAAGACAGCATCCTCCTCAAGGCCGCGTAGGCGTGGAGCCGCCGCCCGTCCGACCGAAGTGGTGGGAATTTCGCGAGCGAGGGAGCACGCACGGTTGAGGGCCCGAGACATGGTGCTGGCGACGCTCACCTCCGTCGTT
This window harbors:
- a CDS encoding glutathione S-transferase N-terminal domain-containing protein, with product MLTLYYSPGACSLASHIALEETRTPYEPRPILIAKGEQRSEAYLKINPRGRVPALGIDGKILTENVAILTYVAKCFPEARLLPVDLSDEVRCTSTMAWFSNTVHPSFTHIVRPERFAEDATAHGAVKETGRKAFWANLQEIDGLLKSKDWMMGAQYTVCDPYALVFYGWALRAELPVNTLPAFTALKERMLKRPAVRKVLEREDSILLKAA